The following proteins come from a genomic window of Halorussus halophilus:
- a CDS encoding bacteriophage holin translates to MGERYESDRVSRTTSEHDADRFGHARLDERAFALACGLLWSLGVAGIGFIARYGWAERWENLLADAYLGYGESATGIAIGAVWAFLDGASGGYAFAWLYNRLSR, encoded by the coding sequence ATGGGGGAGAGATACGAAAGCGACCGAGTCAGTCGCACTACCTCGGAACACGATGCCGACCGATTCGGTCACGCCAGACTCGACGAGCGCGCCTTCGCGCTCGCGTGCGGACTACTCTGGTCGCTCGGCGTAGCTGGGATTGGGTTCATCGCTCGCTACGGGTGGGCCGAACGCTGGGAGAATCTTCTCGCAGACGCGTATCTGGGCTACGGAGAGAGCGCCACCGGCATCGCCATCGGAGCGGTTTGGGCGTTTTTGGACGGCGCGTCTGGCGGGTACGCCTTCGCGTGGCTGTACAACCGTCTCAGTCGGTAG
- a CDS encoding DUF7563 family protein, translating to MPNCQNCGSFVTAQYARVFTPSDLDEPRVCPDCEDIVRDGADVRTARSPRQ from the coding sequence ATGCCGAACTGTCAAAACTGTGGTTCATTCGTCACTGCCCAGTACGCCCGCGTCTTTACTCCCTCCGACCTCGACGAACCGCGCGTCTGCCCGGACTGCGAGGACATCGTCCGCGACGGTGCCGACGTTCGAACGGCGCGCTCGCCGCGACAGTAA
- a CDS encoding minichromosome maintenance protein MCM, giving the protein MARAENTELIDNFEQFYRRYYSDEIGDLAQKYPNEERSLYVDWQDLYRYDADLADDYLAQPDQMQEYAEEALRLYDLPVDVSLGQAHVRIHNLPDPTDIREIRARHVKTLISAQGIVRKATDVRPKIQDAAFECQRCGTLTYIPQSGGDFQEPHECQGCERQGPFQINFDQSEFIDSQKIRVQESPEGLRGGETPQSLDVHIEDDITGNVTPGDHVTVTGILHLEQQGSGQDKSAVFEVYMDGVSVTIEDEEFEDMDITDEDKKEIVELSQQDGIYEQMVASMAPAIYGYDQEKLAMILQLFSGVTKHLPDESRIRGDLHMLLIGDPGTGKSQMISYVQNIAPRSVYTSGKGSSSAGLTAAAVRDDFGDGQQWTLEAGALVLADKGIAAVDELDKMEASDRSAMHEGLEQQKISVSKAGINATLKSRCSLLGAANPKYGRFDQYEPIGEQIDLEPALISRFDLIFTVTDQPDEEHDRRLAEHIIQTNYAGELNTQRTEMSAPNISAEEVESQTEEVAPAIDADLLRKYIAYAKRNCYPTMTDEAMETIRDFYVDLRTKGADEDAPVPVTARKLEALVRLSEASARVRLSDTVEISDAERAVEITRSCLQDIGVDPETGQFDADVVETGTSKSQRDRIKNIKQLIADIEEEYDDGAPVDVVLERADEIGMDHSKAEHEIDKLKQKGEVYEPSTDHLRTT; this is encoded by the coding sequence ATGGCTCGCGCGGAAAACACGGAGCTCATCGACAACTTCGAGCAGTTCTATCGGCGGTACTACAGCGACGAAATCGGCGACCTCGCACAGAAGTACCCCAACGAAGAACGGTCGCTCTACGTCGATTGGCAGGACCTCTACAGATACGACGCCGACCTCGCAGACGACTACCTCGCCCAACCCGACCAGATGCAGGAGTACGCCGAAGAGGCGCTACGTCTGTACGACCTGCCGGTAGACGTGAGCCTCGGACAGGCCCACGTCCGCATCCACAACCTCCCCGACCCGACCGACATCCGTGAAATCCGCGCGCGACACGTCAAGACGCTCATCAGCGCGCAGGGCATCGTCCGCAAAGCCACCGACGTTCGCCCGAAGATTCAGGACGCCGCCTTCGAGTGCCAGCGCTGTGGCACCCTCACGTACATCCCACAGAGCGGCGGCGACTTTCAGGAACCCCACGAGTGCCAGGGCTGTGAACGTCAAGGCCCCTTCCAAATCAACTTCGACCAGTCTGAATTCATCGACTCCCAGAAAATTCGGGTTCAGGAGAGTCCCGAAGGATTGCGCGGCGGCGAGACGCCACAGAGTCTCGACGTACACATCGAAGATGACATCACCGGCAACGTGACGCCCGGCGACCACGTCACCGTGACCGGCATTCTGCACCTCGAACAGCAGGGAAGCGGTCAGGACAAGTCCGCCGTCTTCGAAGTGTACATGGACGGCGTCTCGGTGACCATCGAGGACGAAGAGTTCGAGGACATGGACATCACCGACGAGGACAAGAAGGAGATCGTCGAACTCTCCCAGCAGGACGGCATCTACGAGCAGATGGTCGCCTCGATGGCCCCGGCAATCTACGGCTACGACCAAGAGAAACTGGCGATGATTCTCCAGTTGTTCTCCGGCGTCACGAAGCATCTGCCGGACGAATCCCGGATTCGCGGCGACCTGCACATGCTTCTCATCGGTGACCCCGGTACGGGTAAGTCCCAGATGATTTCGTACGTCCAGAACATTGCGCCACGGTCTGTCTATACGTCCGGTAAAGGCAGCAGTTCGGCCGGTTTAACCGCAGCGGCTGTTAGGGACGACTTCGGCGACGGTCAACAGTGGACTCTCGAAGCCGGTGCGCTCGTCCTCGCGGACAAAGGTATCGCGGCAGTGGACGAGCTAGACAAGATGGAGGCGTCGGACCGCTCGGCGATGCACGAGGGCCTCGAACAGCAGAAAATCTCCGTCTCGAAGGCCGGTATCAACGCCACGCTGAAGTCTCGCTGTTCGCTCCTCGGTGCGGCGAACCCCAAGTACGGCCGATTCGACCAGTACGAGCCAATCGGCGAGCAGATAGACCTCGAACCCGCACTCATCTCTCGTTTCGACCTCATCTTCACGGTCACGGACCAACCCGACGAGGAACACGACCGCCGACTCGCCGAACACATCATCCAGACCAACTACGCGGGCGAGTTGAACACCCAGCGCACGGAGATGAGTGCGCCGAACATCTCCGCCGAGGAGGTCGAAAGCCAGACCGAGGAAGTCGCGCCAGCCATCGACGCCGACCTCCTGCGGAAGTACATCGCCTACGCGAAACGCAACTGCTACCCGACGATGACCGACGAGGCGATGGAGACGATTCGGGACTTCTACGTGGACCTGCGGACGAAGGGCGCAGACGAGGATGCCCCCGTTCCAGTGACGGCGCGTAAGTTGGAAGCGCTCGTCCGCCTCTCGGAGGCGAGTGCGCGCGTTCGACTCTCCGACACCGTGGAAATATCCGACGCCGAGCGTGCCGTCGAAATCACGCGCTCCTGTCTGCAAGACATCGGTGTGGACCCCGAGACGGGGCAGTTCGACGCCGACGTGGTCGAGACTGGGACTTCGAAGAGTCAGCGCGACCGCATCAAGAATATCAAGCAACTCATCGCCGACATCGAAGAGGAGTACGACGACGGCGCACCCGTCGATGTCGTGCTTGAGCGCGCGGACGAAATCGGCATGGACCACTCGAAGGCCGAACACGAGATTGACAAACTGAAACAGAAGGGCGAGGTGTACGAACCCTCGACAGACCACCTACGGACGACGTAG
- a CDS encoding DUF7526 family protein, giving the protein MVETLRGEVLHVVGPDELDDHDLDGELRSLAESRYVLVCRKGGHPSPFERIKSFLLRDPIEPVTIVAETEANDGDEVIAEVEETGIAGVYEAVELR; this is encoded by the coding sequence ATGGTCGAGACACTGCGAGGAGAGGTTCTGCACGTCGTGGGACCCGACGAGTTAGACGACCACGACCTCGACGGCGAGTTGCGCTCGCTCGCGGAGTCGCGGTACGTCCTCGTCTGCCGGAAAGGCGGCCACCCGTCTCCGTTCGAACGCATCAAGTCGTTCCTCCTGCGCGACCCAATCGAACCGGTGACGATAGTCGCAGAGACGGAAGCGAACGACGGCGACGAAGTCATTGCCGAAGTCGAAGAGACGGGAATCGCGGGGGTCTACGAGGCAGTGGAACTGCGATAG
- a CDS encoding mechanosensitive ion channel family protein codes for MTGSVIDLLLFAQNQQLPADNVGDLLLGFAVTLAVFGVSFVLIYGIGKRILVRLTRRVLDTRGFSPAVVSLGSSIAGAFALVGGLAMAASVAGFGVVLAAFATVVAALSLAFGFAAQDLIANFVAGVFILKDEPFQTGDWIEWNGNVGVVREIDLRVTKLNTFDNELVTVPNSELTNNVVTNPVANDELRISYGFGISYDDDIDHAQEAITNVGAQLDGVLSDPEPAAPVSELGGSAVVLDGRVWIDPEESSAAGVKAAFVKAVKEKFDAEGIDMPYSHTELTGGITVTSDEASGISDPAASADD; via the coding sequence ATGACGGGTTCCGTGATAGATCTGTTATTATTCGCACAGAACCAACAACTGCCAGCAGACAATGTCGGCGATCTCCTCCTCGGGTTCGCGGTCACGCTGGCAGTCTTCGGAGTCTCGTTCGTACTCATCTACGGCATCGGGAAGCGAATCCTCGTTCGTCTCACTCGACGAGTACTCGACACGCGAGGGTTCTCACCCGCGGTAGTGAGTCTCGGAAGTAGCATCGCGGGGGCGTTCGCCCTCGTTGGTGGCCTCGCTATGGCCGCGAGCGTCGCTGGCTTCGGCGTCGTTCTCGCGGCATTTGCGACAGTCGTCGCCGCGCTCTCGCTCGCGTTCGGATTCGCCGCTCAGGACCTCATCGCTAACTTCGTCGCGGGGGTGTTCATCCTCAAAGACGAACCGTTCCAGACCGGTGACTGGATAGAGTGGAATGGGAACGTCGGCGTCGTGCGAGAAATCGACCTTCGAGTGACGAAACTGAACACCTTCGACAACGAACTCGTGACGGTCCCGAACTCCGAGTTGACGAACAACGTAGTGACGAATCCGGTCGCCAACGACGAACTACGAATCTCGTACGGGTTCGGTATCAGCTACGACGACGACATCGACCACGCCCAAGAGGCAATCACGAACGTTGGGGCGCAACTCGACGGCGTCCTCTCGGACCCGGAACCCGCCGCACCCGTCTCGGAACTCGGCGGGTCTGCAGTCGTTCTCGACGGCCGCGTTTGGATAGACCCCGAAGAGAGCAGCGCCGCAGGCGTCAAGGCGGCGTTCGTCAAGGCGGTGAAAGAGAAGTTCGACGCGGAGGGTATCGACATGCCGTATTCACACACCGAACTGACTGGCGGAATCACCGTGACGAGCGACGAAGCGTCCGGAATCTCGGACCCCGCCGCGTCCGCCGACGACTGA
- a CDS encoding cupin domain-containing protein yields the protein MSDDVGAPIVEAPKSGKHVRYLETADETDGEYARFEMWLDIPPESHGPMKHVHPEQDEYLEVRRGVLGVWHDGTTRHLSAGESTEIPAGEPHKFWNAGDEELHVVGEVRPALRTESFMYLTYGLTRDFVATPSGMPLNPLRLAPVLDEFDDLLYLALFPIWLQRLGIQLLAPIGRLCGYGTDYPEYVPDERVGRLNRD from the coding sequence ATGAGCGACGACGTGGGCGCGCCAATCGTCGAGGCACCGAAGAGTGGCAAGCACGTTCGGTACCTCGAAACTGCCGACGAGACGGACGGCGAGTACGCCCGATTCGAGATGTGGCTCGACATCCCGCCGGAGTCGCACGGGCCGATGAAGCACGTCCATCCGGAACAGGACGAATACCTCGAAGTCCGGCGTGGCGTCCTCGGCGTCTGGCACGACGGGACGACTCGCCACCTCTCGGCGGGCGAGAGTACAGAGATTCCGGCGGGCGAGCCACACAAATTCTGGAACGCTGGCGACGAAGAGTTGCACGTGGTCGGAGAAGTCCGACCGGCGCTCCGCACGGAGTCGTTCATGTATCTCACCTACGGCCTCACGCGTGACTTCGTAGCGACGCCGTCGGGGATGCCGCTGAATCCACTTCGACTCGCGCCAGTTCTCGACGAGTTCGACGACTTGCTCTACCTCGCTCTGTTCCCTATCTGGCTCCAGCGACTCGGCATCCAACTCCTGGCTCCAATCGGTCGGCTCTGTGGATACGGGACCGACTACCCCGAGTACGTGCCCGACGAACGCGTGGGGCGACTCAATCGAGACTGA
- a CDS encoding NAD(P)H-binding protein, with amino-acid sequence MKVLVAGGAGFVGLPTCRILAERGHDVTVASRTPDTAELPSQVETVALDVTDPDLTEAVSGHDAVVNLVALPSHRDPRGRTHESVHRDGTRNLVRASEETDVERFVQMSGLGVESDVDTAYFRAKRQAERIVRDSDLDWVVYRPSVVFGDGCAFLPFVERVTPPIFAPLPGGGTMELQPMWVEDLVPMLADGVEDERRVGEIYELGGPERLTFAEIVERVNDGVSVVSVPNSLASVGFSVAERVPGVPFGRDQFRVFAADNVVPSNDVTAFGVSEDDLRSLTDYLDK; translated from the coding sequence ATGAAGGTCCTCGTCGCCGGTGGAGCGGGGTTCGTCGGTCTGCCCACCTGTCGAATCTTGGCCGAGCGCGGCCACGACGTGACCGTGGCTTCGCGCACGCCGGACACTGCCGAACTGCCATCACAGGTCGAGACGGTCGCGCTCGACGTGACCGACCCCGACTTGACCGAGGCCGTGAGCGGCCACGACGCCGTGGTCAATCTCGTCGCGTTGCCGTCGCACCGAGACCCTCGCGGACGAACTCACGAGTCGGTCCACCGCGACGGAACCCGGAACCTCGTTAGGGCGAGCGAAGAGACCGATGTCGAGCGATTCGTCCAGATGAGCGGACTAGGTGTCGAGTCCGACGTGGACACCGCGTACTTCCGAGCGAAGCGCCAAGCCGAGCGAATCGTCCGAGACTCCGACCTCGATTGGGTCGTCTATCGCCCCTCTGTCGTCTTCGGCGACGGCTGTGCGTTCCTGCCGTTCGTCGAGCGCGTCACTCCACCCATCTTCGCGCCCCTACCTGGTGGTGGCACGATGGAACTCCAACCGATGTGGGTCGAGGACCTCGTGCCGATGCTCGCCGACGGTGTCGAGGACGAAAGGCGCGTCGGCGAAATCTACGAACTCGGCGGCCCGGAGCGACTCACGTTCGCCGAAATCGTCGAGCGGGTCAACGACGGCGTCTCGGTGGTTTCGGTACCAAACTCGCTCGCGTCGGTCGGATTCTCGGTCGCCGAGCGCGTTCCCGGTGTCCCGTTCGGCCGCGACCAGTTTCGGGTCTTCGCGGCAGACAACGTGGTCCCATCGAACGACGTGACGGCGTTCGGGGTGTCGGAAGACGACCTTCGGAGCTTAACCGACTACTTGGACAAGTAA